In Geminicoccaceae bacterium, a single window of DNA contains:
- a CDS encoding SDR family oxidoreductase: MSFRNKVVAITGAAGGIGRALCRHFAGQGAVIAAVDRGNGVEAVASSLRDDGAEAAHGIADIGDAAAVARTFAALAERLGPVDILVNNAGFSSHMNFADTDPAGWAHDVNGNLNGTYNCVHAVLPAMKERMRGCIVTVGSVNAASALGDPAYSAAKAGMIQMTRSLAVECGRYNIRANIVLPGTVRTPVWERRSANDPRILSVLARWYPLGRVVEPEEVAATVAFLASDAASAITGVALPVDCGLLAGNAPMTRELTLAPGED; this comes from the coding sequence ATGAGTTTCAGGAACAAGGTGGTCGCCATAACGGGTGCTGCGGGCGGTATCGGTCGAGCCCTGTGCCGGCATTTCGCGGGGCAGGGGGCGGTCATCGCGGCGGTTGATCGCGGCAACGGCGTCGAGGCCGTGGCGTCATCGCTCCGGGACGATGGCGCCGAGGCTGCCCACGGCATTGCCGATATCGGCGATGCCGCCGCTGTCGCGCGCACGTTCGCAGCCCTCGCCGAACGGCTCGGACCTGTCGACATCCTCGTCAACAATGCCGGCTTTTCCAGCCACATGAACTTCGCCGACACCGATCCGGCAGGCTGGGCACACGATGTCAACGGCAATCTCAACGGCACCTACAACTGCGTCCATGCCGTCCTTCCCGCCATGAAGGAACGGATGCGCGGATGCATCGTCACTGTGGGCTCCGTCAACGCCGCCAGCGCGCTTGGCGATCCGGCCTACAGTGCGGCCAAGGCGGGCATGATCCAGATGACCCGTTCCCTGGCAGTCGAGTGCGGCCGTTACAACATCCGCGCCAACATCGTCCTGCCGGGCACGGTACGTACGCCGGTCTGGGAGCGCCGCTCGGCCAACGATCCGCGCATCCTCAGCGTGCTGGCCCGCTGGTATCCGCTGGGCCGGGTCGTGGAGCCGGAAGAAGTCGCGGCAACCGTCGCCTTCCTAGCCTCCGATGCCGCTTCCGCGATCACCGGCGTGGCACTTCCCGTCGATTGTGGTCTGCTCGCCGGCAACGCTCCGATGACACGTGAGCTGACGCTTGCACCCGGCGAGGACTGA
- a CDS encoding ABC transporter permease, whose product MISLTRLAALTRKETRQMLRDRSNLFVGLFLPVVMILLFGYGLSFDVTNARIAVVMEDSSAPTTNMVAGLAGSDYLSPIWTWSMHDAEQMIRAGDADAILRVPAEFTRDLTTGRGELQLILNGVDSNTAQSIEGYANSAIQTALQHLVDQRSLAPSGATVSVVPRVWFNEANDSAWFVVPGLIVLVMTLIGAFLTSLLIAREWERGTLESLFATPARPLEMVLAKLVPYLIIGVIDLVMCLLAAKLVFSVPIRGSLWIVALSSLLYLLVSLALGLVISGITRNQFAASQVALLVSFLPALMLSGFVFDLRNVPVFIQIVSKLLPATHFMGLVKTLFMAGDYWPQILAANATLAAYAIVLILIAQRKLAKTLD is encoded by the coding sequence ATGATTTCGCTCACGCGCCTTGCCGCCCTGACCCGCAAGGAAACGCGCCAGATGCTGCGCGATCGCAGCAACCTGTTCGTCGGATTGTTCCTGCCGGTGGTCATGATCCTGCTGTTCGGCTATGGCCTGTCCTTCGATGTGACGAATGCCCGTATCGCCGTTGTCATGGAGGACAGCTCCGCACCGACGACAAACATGGTGGCGGGGCTGGCCGGATCGGATTACCTCAGCCCGATCTGGACCTGGTCGATGCACGATGCCGAACAGATGATCCGCGCCGGCGATGCGGATGCGATCTTGCGCGTGCCGGCCGAATTCACACGGGATCTGACCACCGGCAGGGGCGAATTGCAGTTGATCCTGAACGGGGTCGATTCCAATACCGCACAGTCGATAGAGGGTTATGCAAACAGCGCCATCCAGACTGCCCTGCAACATCTCGTCGATCAGAGGAGCCTCGCCCCGTCGGGCGCAACCGTCTCGGTCGTGCCACGCGTCTGGTTCAACGAGGCCAACGACAGCGCATGGTTCGTCGTTCCCGGCCTGATCGTTCTGGTGATGACACTGATCGGCGCGTTCCTGACCTCGTTGCTGATCGCACGCGAATGGGAACGCGGCACGCTGGAATCGCTCTTCGCCACCCCGGCCCGTCCGCTGGAGATGGTGCTGGCCAAGCTCGTCCCCTATCTGATCATCGGCGTGATCGATCTGGTCATGTGCCTGCTGGCGGCGAAGCTCGTCTTCAGCGTGCCGATACGCGGCTCGCTCTGGATCGTCGCGCTCTCGTCTCTGCTGTATCTGCTGGTGTCGCTGGCACTGGGGCTGGTGATTTCGGGCATCACGCGTAACCAGTTCGCCGCGAGCCAGGTGGCGCTGCTGGTCAGCTTCCTGCCGGCGCTGATGCTGTCGGGCTTTGTCTTCGATCTGCGCAATGTTCCCGTCTTCATCCAGATCGTCAGCAAGCTTCTGCCTGCCACGCATTTCATGGGGCTGGTCAAGACGCTGTTCATGGCGGGCGATTACTGGCCCCAGATCCTGGCCGCGAATGCGACGCTGGCTGCCTACGCGATCGTCCTGATCCTCATCGCACAGCGCAAGCTCGCCAAGACGCTGGATTGA
- a CDS encoding ABC transporter ATP-binding protein gives MRELTVSAAGITKTFGDTVTAVDGLSLSVRQGEFTALVGPDGAGKTTLMRMLAGLLKPDAGTLAVLGIDALRDPQAVQDRISYMPQRFGLYEDLSVQENLDLYADLHGVPTGERKTRFARMLEMTDMARFTARPAGKLSGGMKQKLGLACTLVRSPDLLLLDEPSVGVDPLSRRDLWQIVEQLVADEGLSVIVSTSYMDEAERCAQVFVMNKGRLLAEGTPKSLRQRAQGLTFTAATPAGMPARALQARLIDRTDLIIDAVPQGGNVRFIRQPGTTAAQLGELLEDTSAEPRPEELEDAFMLLLRQHEGEAPSPVAMPASVQIQPSEKNSPVIIVRDLVRKFGDFTAVANTSFDVARGEIFGLLGPNGAGKTTTFRMLCGLLPATGGHLEVAGRDLRHARAQARSRIGYVSQKFALYGNLTVRENLRFFGGAYGLARRALHDRIISLTGQFDLDPSARSGPLPAGYKQRLAMAAGLLHQPEILFLDEPTSGIDPLARRAFWRTITALAQSGVTIIITTHFMEEAEYCDRIAIQDAGEMLAIGTPREVQEMAGEKGTRDMNSAFIAIVEKARTAKTEKAAA, from the coding sequence ATGAGGGAACTGACGGTTTCAGCCGCAGGCATCACCAAGACCTTCGGCGACACGGTGACGGCGGTTGACGGGCTTTCGCTGTCTGTCCGGCAGGGCGAATTCACGGCACTTGTCGGGCCGGACGGAGCGGGCAAGACAACGCTGATGCGGATGCTCGCAGGGTTGCTGAAGCCCGATGCCGGAACGCTTGCCGTCCTCGGGATTGACGCGTTGCGCGACCCGCAGGCGGTGCAGGACCGGATCAGTTACATGCCGCAGCGCTTCGGCCTTTACGAGGATCTGAGCGTTCAGGAGAACCTCGATCTTTATGCCGACCTCCACGGCGTGCCGACGGGTGAACGCAAGACCCGTTTCGCCCGCATGCTGGAGATGACCGACATGGCGCGGTTCACGGCGCGGCCGGCGGGCAAGCTGTCGGGCGGGATGAAGCAGAAGCTGGGCCTGGCCTGCACGCTTGTCCGTTCGCCGGACCTGCTGCTTCTCGATGAACCCAGCGTCGGGGTCGATCCGCTGTCGCGACGCGACCTGTGGCAGATCGTCGAGCAACTTGTTGCAGATGAGGGGCTCAGCGTGATCGTCAGCACCTCCTACATGGACGAAGCCGAACGCTGCGCGCAGGTCTTCGTGATGAACAAGGGCCGCCTGCTGGCCGAAGGCACGCCAAAGTCGCTGCGACAGCGCGCGCAGGGACTGACCTTCACCGCCGCCACGCCAGCGGGAATGCCTGCCCGCGCCTTGCAGGCCCGGCTGATCGACCGCACCGATCTGATCATCGACGCGGTGCCGCAAGGCGGGAACGTGCGATTCATCCGACAACCCGGCACAACCGCGGCGCAGTTGGGTGAATTGCTGGAGGACACCTCCGCAGAGCCACGTCCCGAAGAGCTGGAAGATGCCTTCATGCTGCTGCTGCGCCAGCACGAGGGAGAGGCGCCATCCCCTGTGGCGATGCCTGCTTCGGTGCAGATACAACCATCCGAGAAGAACAGCCCGGTGATCATCGTGCGAGATCTTGTCCGCAAGTTCGGCGATTTCACCGCCGTGGCCAACACGTCCTTCGACGTTGCCCGCGGCGAGATCTTCGGCCTGCTCGGCCCGAACGGCGCGGGCAAGACCACGACCTTCCGCATGCTTTGCGGCCTTCTGCCCGCAACCGGCGGCCATCTTGAAGTGGCCGGTCGCGACCTGCGCCACGCCCGTGCGCAGGCCCGGTCGCGGATCGGCTATGTGTCGCAGAAATTTGCGCTCTACGGCAATCTCACCGTGCGCGAGAACCTTCGGTTCTTCGGTGGAGCCTATGGGCTGGCGCGGCGCGCCCTGCACGATCGGATCATCAGCCTGACCGGGCAGTTCGATCTGGACCCGTCAGCGAGAAGCGGTCCGTTGCCCGCGGGTTACAAGCAGCGGCTGGCGATGGCCGCCGGGCTTCTGCACCAGCCCGAGATCCTTTTTCTCGATGAACCGACCAGCGGTATCGACCCGCTGGCCCGACGTGCCTTCTGGCGCACGATCACCGCGCTGGCGCAAAGCGGCGTGACGATCATCATCACCACCCATTTCATGGAGGAAGCCGAATATTGCGACCGGATCGCCATTCAGGATGCGGGCGAAATGCTGGCGATCGGCACCCCGCGCGAAGTGCAGGAAATGGCGGGCGAGAAAGGCACCCGTGACATGAACAGCGCCTTCATCGCCATTGTCGAGAAAGCCCGCACGGCCAAGACGGAAAAGGCGGCTGCATGA
- a CDS encoding FAD-dependent oxidoreductase, whose product MKTTARVVVIGGGVVGVSTLYHLAREGWTDAVLLERTELTAGSTWHAAGLLPLFNMSYSVGQLHQYSVELYKKLEAETGQDVGFHQTGNLRLACNRDRMDEYRNYQCTAETIGVECHLIGVDEVKKLWPLASMHDLVGALWHPTDGHIAPVDVTMALARGARQMGATIRQQTEVTGIERENNEWVVRTDKGDIRCEHVICATGNYARQTARMVGLQIPAIPVEHQYIVTDVDPVLKEYREAGNRELPILRESDAQYYFREERHGWILGPYEKHAPACFVDGVPPTFEKDLFEGDLERLMPHVEACMARVPSFENAGIKNIINGPISYTPDGNPMVGPAFGLPNFWVSEGHSFGVTAAGGAGWQLANWIIHGEPSVDLIGVDPRRFGVVSKHFAKLKNEEAYEHVFINHFPMEERPACRPAKAPPVHERLDRAGAVFGARFGWERPNWFAPEGVERRDIYSFRRSNWFEHVGNEVRAMRDNVGLLELSSFAKYIVEGRGARVWLDGLVANAIPKTVGRINLCHHLNPSGSVRSEFTIMRMADGLWGERFYVVGPGAAHDMDWDILTKAVPRDGSVFIQDVTTQYGVFVLAGPNSRKVLEKLADADVSNAGMPWLTGGDIPVGFCPNVRALRVNFVGSLGWELHHPIEYQISLFDQLVAAGAEFDMAHVGMRAMDSMRLEKTYRLFGTDLNAENSILEASLDRFVRLQKGNFAGKDALIRQIEAGIPHRFCTIEIDADDADSFGNEPVFMGGEVVGRGTAGGYGHYVGKSLMLGYVKTAHAEVGNACKVRIMGDLRDARIVAESPYDPENAALRA is encoded by the coding sequence ATGAAGACGACGGCAAGGGTTGTGGTGATCGGCGGTGGCGTGGTCGGCGTCAGCACGCTCTACCATCTGGCCAGGGAAGGCTGGACCGATGCCGTGTTGCTGGAGCGCACCGAGCTCACGGCCGGTTCCACCTGGCATGCCGCCGGGCTGCTGCCCTTGTTCAACATGTCCTATTCGGTCGGGCAGCTTCATCAGTACTCGGTCGAACTGTACAAGAAGCTCGAAGCCGAGACCGGACAGGATGTCGGCTTTCACCAGACCGGCAACCTGCGGCTCGCCTGCAACCGCGACCGCATGGACGAGTACCGCAACTATCAGTGCACCGCCGAGACCATCGGCGTGGAGTGCCACCTGATCGGCGTGGACGAGGTGAAGAAGCTGTGGCCGCTGGCGTCGATGCACGATCTGGTGGGGGCGCTCTGGCATCCCACGGACGGTCACATTGCACCTGTGGATGTTACCATGGCGTTGGCCAGGGGCGCGCGTCAGATGGGTGCCACGATCCGGCAGCAGACCGAGGTCACCGGTATCGAGCGTGAGAATAACGAATGGGTGGTAAGGACTGACAAGGGCGATATCCGCTGCGAGCATGTCATCTGCGCCACGGGAAATTATGCACGTCAGACGGCACGCATGGTGGGGTTGCAGATCCCGGCCATCCCGGTCGAGCATCAATACATCGTCACCGATGTGGATCCCGTCCTCAAGGAGTATCGCGAGGCCGGCAACAGGGAACTGCCGATCCTGCGCGAGAGCGACGCACAATACTACTTCCGCGAGGAGCGCCACGGATGGATCCTCGGTCCCTACGAAAAGCACGCGCCGGCCTGCTTCGTCGATGGTGTGCCGCCAACTTTCGAGAAGGACCTGTTCGAGGGCGATCTCGAACGGCTCATGCCGCATGTCGAGGCGTGCATGGCGCGTGTTCCCTCTTTCGAGAATGCCGGCATCAAGAATATCATCAACGGACCGATTTCATACACGCCGGATGGTAATCCCATGGTCGGACCCGCCTTCGGTTTGCCGAATTTCTGGGTCTCGGAAGGTCACAGCTTCGGGGTTACTGCCGCCGGTGGAGCGGGCTGGCAACTGGCCAACTGGATCATCCACGGCGAACCCTCTGTGGATCTCATCGGTGTCGACCCGCGCCGCTTCGGCGTCGTCTCCAAACATTTCGCGAAGCTGAAGAACGAGGAGGCCTACGAGCACGTCTTCATCAACCATTTCCCCATGGAGGAGCGCCCGGCCTGCCGGCCGGCCAAGGCGCCGCCGGTCCATGAGCGGCTCGACCGCGCGGGTGCGGTGTTCGGTGCGCGTTTCGGCTGGGAGCGGCCCAACTGGTTTGCGCCCGAAGGTGTCGAGCGCAGGGATATCTACTCGTTTCGACGTTCCAACTGGTTCGAACATGTCGGCAACGAGGTTCGTGCCATGCGGGACAATGTCGGCCTTCTGGAATTGTCCTCCTTTGCCAAATATATCGTCGAGGGTCGGGGCGCCCGGGTGTGGCTCGACGGTCTCGTCGCCAATGCGATTCCGAAGACGGTCGGCCGCATCAACCTCTGTCACCACCTCAATCCGTCGGGCTCGGTGCGCTCCGAATTCACCATCATGCGCATGGCGGACGGGCTCTGGGGCGAGCGCTTCTACGTCGTCGGTCCCGGCGCGGCTCACGACATGGACTGGGATATCCTGACGAAGGCGGTGCCTCGCGACGGCTCGGTGTTCATCCAGGACGTCACCACGCAATACGGTGTTTTCGTGCTGGCCGGGCCGAATTCCCGCAAGGTTCTGGAAAAGCTGGCCGATGCCGACGTTTCCAATGCGGGGATGCCCTGGCTCACCGGTGGCGACATCCCGGTCGGTTTCTGCCCGAATGTCCGTGCCCTGCGTGTGAATTTCGTCGGTTCGCTGGGCTGGGAGCTGCATCATCCCATCGAATACCAGATCTCGCTGTTCGACCAGCTCGTGGCGGCGGGTGCGGAATTCGACATGGCGCATGTGGGGATGCGGGCGATGGACAGCATGCGTCTGGAAAAGACCTATCGCCTGTTCGGCACCGATCTCAATGCCGAGAATTCCATCCTCGAAGCGTCGCTGGATCGCTTTGTCCGTCTCCAGAAAGGGAACTTTGCCGGCAAGGATGCACTCATCCGCCAGATCGAAGCCGGAATTCCGCACAGATTCTGTACAATCGAGATCGACGCCGACGATGCCGACAGCTTCGGCAACGAGCCGGTGTTCATGGGTGGCGAGGTTGTCGGCCGAGGTACGGCAGGCGGCTACGGCCACTATGTCGGGAAATCCCTGATGCTGGGCTATGTGAAGACAGCCCATGCCGAAGTCGGCAATGCCTGCAAGGTCCGCATCATGGGTGACCTTCGCGACGCCCGGATCGTCGCCGAAAGCCCCTATGACCCTGAAAACGCCGCACTGAGGGCATGA
- a CDS encoding HlyD family efflux transporter periplasmic adaptor subunit, protein MKRILPVVLILALAAGGWLWWNQRAATGQDSLTLYGNIDVRQIALAFDGNGRITELGVEEGDEVAADQVIGRLDTRALELQAKAQAATVEAQRQNLLELRKGAREEEIAQARARGASAEASATLANLQRDRVARLMTSGSSAASQADMDRAEAEAGAANALVDQYDAALNLLLAGTREEELAATESRLRAAEAQLELLRFQISQGVLRAPSDAVVRSRLREPGDMVSTQSPVYALALRQPKWVRIYVREADLGRIRPGMEAQVLTDSFPDQSIIGQVGYISSVAEFTPKVVQTEELRTSLVYEVHVSVEDKDDRLRLGQPVTVRIPFGSVS, encoded by the coding sequence ATGAAACGGATCCTGCCTGTCGTGCTGATACTTGCTCTGGCTGCAGGGGGATGGCTCTGGTGGAACCAGCGGGCGGCAACCGGACAGGACAGCCTGACACTTTACGGGAATATCGATGTCCGGCAGATCGCGCTGGCCTTCGACGGCAATGGCAGGATCACCGAACTCGGCGTCGAGGAAGGCGACGAGGTCGCCGCCGATCAGGTGATCGGCCGCCTCGACACCCGGGCGCTCGAATTGCAGGCCAAGGCTCAGGCGGCCACGGTCGAGGCGCAGCGTCAGAACCTTCTCGAATTGCGCAAGGGTGCGCGTGAGGAGGAAATCGCGCAGGCGCGGGCCAGAGGAGCCTCTGCGGAGGCGAGCGCGACTTTGGCGAATCTTCAGCGGGATCGCGTTGCGCGGCTGATGACCTCGGGTAGCAGCGCGGCCAGTCAGGCCGATATGGATCGCGCCGAAGCCGAGGCGGGTGCAGCGAATGCATTGGTCGATCAGTATGACGCAGCCCTTAATCTGCTTCTGGCCGGAACCCGCGAAGAGGAACTGGCCGCAACCGAATCCCGGTTGCGGGCGGCCGAGGCGCAGTTGGAGTTGCTGCGGTTCCAGATCAGTCAGGGGGTATTGCGCGCGCCCAGCGATGCCGTGGTCCGATCGCGCCTGCGCGAACCCGGCGACATGGTCTCGACACAATCGCCGGTCTATGCGCTGGCATTGCGGCAGCCGAAATGGGTCCGGATTTATGTGCGTGAGGCCGATCTCGGGCGGATCCGGCCGGGGATGGAGGCGCAGGTTCTGACCGACAGCTTTCCCGACCAGTCGATTATCGGCCAGGTCGGTTATATCTCGTCGGTGGCCGAGTTCACGCCCAAGGTCGTGCAGACCGAGGAGCTGCGGACCAGCCTTGTCTATGAAGTCCATGTATCCGTCGAAGACAAGGACGATCGGCTGCGCCTGGGCCAGCCGGTGACTGTCCGCATACCGTTCGGGTCCGTGTCATGA
- a CDS encoding CocE/NonD family hydrolase, translated as MSESQTTKPVREIENEFIELGDGTRLAARIWLPEDAYIQPVPAILEYLPYRKRDGTATRDALTHPWFAARGYACIRVDMRGSGESDGFLHDEYLRQEQDDALEVIAWLRDQPWCTGRIGMMGISWGGFNGLQVAARAPEGLDAVVTLCSTVDRYADDVHYKGGCILLENLGWSATMLSYMSRPPDPELVGGRWKRMWLERLAAQPHLAELWHEHQQRDDYWKHGSVCEDYSTIKAAVLAIGGWGDSYKNAVPAMLEHLTHVPCKGIIGPWVHKYPHFAVPGPRIGFLQEALRWWDRWLKDIKNDVEQEPAYRVYCQTGGRPQVQYEHRAGRWLAERQWPSPNVNTQRIPFGPGGLDNDTSVDGEVVIASPQDVGSMAGEYCAIWLGPDLPGDQRSDDAFSVTFDGQPVEEETVILGAPSLVLRLSSDRPQAHIAVRLNAINPDGSVERITYGVLNLSQRESAEKPEPMRVGEAADIRIALDHCCHSLQPGQRLRVAISNAYWPLVWPDPQPVTLRLAPAHSWLELPLRTAADEPEPVFAEAVTAEPLALAHHRAPRHERRIVRSLTSGVTTMEIFDDFGEDEDPTHGLIAGHIAREIYSIHPDDPTSASARMHWSQTLCREAWNVRTEAVCEMRCDRDKWYIEAEVEAFEDGQSLYAKSWRTSIPRRFA; from the coding sequence ATGTCAGAGAGCCAGACCACAAAGCCGGTACGTGAAATCGAAAATGAATTCATCGAGCTCGGTGACGGGACCCGCCTTGCCGCCCGCATCTGGCTTCCCGAGGACGCGTACATCCAGCCGGTGCCGGCCATCCTCGAATACCTGCCCTATCGCAAGCGCGACGGCACCGCGACACGCGATGCGCTGACCCACCCATGGTTTGCGGCACGAGGCTATGCCTGCATTCGCGTCGACATGCGCGGCAGCGGCGAATCCGACGGCTTCCTTCACGACGAATATCTCCGGCAGGAACAGGATGACGCACTGGAAGTGATTGCATGGCTGCGGGACCAGCCGTGGTGCACCGGCCGGATCGGCATGATGGGCATTTCCTGGGGCGGCTTCAACGGACTTCAGGTGGCGGCCCGTGCACCCGAGGGGCTCGACGCGGTGGTGACCCTGTGCTCCACCGTCGACCGCTATGCCGATGACGTGCATTACAAGGGCGGATGCATCCTGCTCGAAAACCTCGGCTGGTCGGCGACCATGCTGTCCTACATGTCGCGCCCGCCCGATCCCGAACTGGTCGGCGGGCGATGGAAGCGCATGTGGCTCGAACGCCTCGCGGCCCAGCCGCACCTGGCCGAACTCTGGCACGAGCACCAGCAACGCGATGATTACTGGAAGCACGGATCGGTCTGCGAGGACTACAGTACCATCAAGGCTGCCGTGCTTGCCATTGGCGGCTGGGGCGATTCCTACAAGAACGCCGTTCCGGCCATGCTGGAACACCTGACGCATGTTCCCTGCAAGGGGATCATTGGCCCCTGGGTGCATAAATACCCCCATTTCGCCGTACCCGGCCCGCGCATCGGCTTCCTCCAGGAAGCGCTGCGCTGGTGGGACCGCTGGCTTAAGGACATCAAAAACGATGTGGAACAGGAGCCTGCCTACCGGGTCTACTGCCAGACCGGCGGGCGGCCGCAGGTGCAATACGAGCATCGCGCGGGACGCTGGCTGGCCGAGCGCCAGTGGCCATCACCGAACGTCAACACGCAACGCATCCCCTTCGGACCCGGCGGACTGGACAACGACACGTCGGTGGATGGCGAGGTCGTCATCGCGTCGCCGCAGGATGTCGGGAGCATGGCCGGCGAATATTGCGCCATATGGCTCGGCCCGGATCTTCCCGGCGACCAGCGGTCCGACGATGCATTCTCCGTCACCTTCGACGGCCAGCCCGTCGAGGAGGAAACCGTCATCCTCGGCGCGCCATCGCTCGTCCTGCGGCTCAGCAGCGACAGGCCGCAGGCTCACATCGCCGTTCGCCTCAATGCCATCAATCCGGACGGATCGGTGGAGCGGATCACCTATGGCGTGCTGAACCTGTCCCAGCGCGAGAGTGCGGAGAAGCCCGAGCCCATGCGGGTCGGCGAGGCTGCCGACATCCGCATCGCGCTCGATCACTGCTGCCACTCGCTGCAGCCCGGACAGCGCCTTCGCGTCGCCATCTCCAACGCGTACTGGCCGCTGGTCTGGCCCGACCCGCAACCGGTGACGCTCAGGCTCGCGCCCGCGCATTCGTGGCTGGAGCTGCCGCTGCGAACGGCGGCCGATGAACCGGAGCCGGTCTTTGCCGAGGCCGTGACCGCGGAGCCGCTGGCACTGGCCCATCACCGCGCCCCGCGGCACGAGCGGAGAATCGTCCGCTCGCTGACCAGCGGCGTCACCACCATGGAGATATTCGACGATTTTGGAGAGGATGAGGATCCGACCCACGGCCTGATCGCAGGCCACATCGCCCGGGAGATCTACAGCATCCATCCCGACGATCCGACCTCGGCCAGTGCGCGCATGCACTGGAGCCAGACCCTTTGCCGCGAGGCGTGGAACGTGCGGACGGAGGCCGTGTGCGAGATGCGCTGCGATCGGGACAAATGGTATATCGAGGCCGAGGTCGAGGCATTCGAGGACGGGCAGTCGCTCTATGCCAAGAGCTGGCGCACCTCGATTCCGCGGCGGTTCGCGTAA
- a CDS encoding TetR/AcrR family transcriptional regulator: MNQTGAGSGRETRSDGATTRRRILEVAGERFAAAGFAETSNKEIAAVAGVDLASINYHFGTRAGLYQAVLAEAHRRLADRDDLERIVGGTGTAHDRLRALIRFLLGGGQSQWPMIVLGRELLSPSSHFQTLQEDEILPKIRIALPLLSELSGIPRDDPQLLPSLICVMIPCVAISLVARGSTPLAIRLQEATMDEISDQLFRFATGGLEALGSRHETDGNGAG, translated from the coding sequence ATGAACCAGACAGGTGCCGGGAGCGGCCGGGAAACACGGTCGGACGGCGCGACCACCCGCCGCCGGATCCTCGAAGTCGCAGGAGAACGGTTCGCGGCCGCCGGGTTCGCCGAGACAAGCAACAAGGAAATCGCGGCGGTGGCCGGGGTCGATCTGGCCTCGATCAACTATCATTTCGGAACGCGCGCCGGTCTCTATCAGGCGGTCTTGGCCGAAGCGCATCGCCGACTGGCAGACCGCGATGACCTTGAGCGGATTGTCGGCGGCACCGGCACGGCCCATGACAGACTGCGCGCGCTTATAAGGTTTCTTCTCGGCGGAGGGCAGTCACAATGGCCGATGATCGTCCTGGGCCGTGAACTGCTGTCGCCCTCGTCACATTTCCAGACGTTGCAGGAAGACGAGATCCTGCCGAAGATACGGATTGCGCTTCCGCTTCTTAGTGAATTGTCCGGAATTCCGCGGGACGACCCGCAACTGCTGCCCTCGCTCATCTGCGTGATGATCCCCTGCGTGGCGATTTCCCTGGTTGCCCGGGGAAGCACGCCCCTGGCCATCCGGCTCCAGGAAGCCACGATGGACGAGATCTCGGACCAACTGTTCCGCTTCGCGACAGGCGGCCTGGAGGCGCTTGGATCCCGGCATGAGACGGATGGGAACGGGGCAGGATGA
- a CDS encoding ABC transporter permease produces MQVTLLYIAQTVALIHKEFLAILKDPSSRMLLIAPALMQTLLFGYGATYDLTHAPFAVLDQSHSAASTEILARIEGTGVFTRIATLDNSSQIATQIDSGDALLAIVFPPDFASHLAAGSEAPMQIILDGRNSATAGAASAQIGSIVAGYNQSIGQRMPVRIVRRAWFNPNYESRWNLMPALIASLSMLQTLLLAALSVAREREQGTFDQLLVTPLTPSQILIGKALPSILVGLAQSTIIFLVILFWFRIPMAGPVWLLYVGLLVFTTASVGIGLSISAVSLSMQQAMLYTFLLIMPLILLSGLLTPVRNMPHVLQIATYANPLRFGIDIVRRVYLEGATFADIAPSFLPLILLAAVTLPLAAWLFRNRLS; encoded by the coding sequence ATGCAGGTGACACTTCTCTACATTGCCCAGACCGTCGCCCTGATCCACAAGGAATTCCTGGCGATCCTGAAGGACCCGTCCAGCCGCATGCTCCTGATCGCTCCGGCGCTGATGCAGACGCTGCTCTTCGGTTACGGCGCCACCTATGACCTGACCCATGCGCCCTTTGCGGTGCTGGATCAGAGCCACAGCGCCGCGTCAACTGAAATCCTGGCGCGAATCGAGGGCACGGGCGTCTTCACGCGCATTGCAACGCTGGACAACAGCAGCCAGATCGCGACGCAGATCGACAGCGGCGATGCCCTGCTGGCGATCGTCTTTCCGCCTGACTTTGCCTCACATCTGGCCGCCGGTTCCGAGGCCCCGATGCAGATCATCCTCGACGGGCGCAACTCGGCCACGGCGGGGGCGGCCTCGGCGCAGATCGGCTCGATCGTTGCGGGCTATAACCAGTCGATCGGCCAGCGCATGCCGGTCAGGATCGTGCGGCGGGCATGGTTCAACCCCAATTACGAATCGCGCTGGAACCTGATGCCAGCATTGATTGCCTCGCTCAGTATGTTGCAAACCCTGCTGCTGGCCGCGCTGTCGGTTGCGCGCGAACGCGAGCAGGGCACCTTCGACCAGCTTCTGGTGACCCCGCTGACGCCCTCGCAGATCCTGATCGGCAAGGCGCTGCCTTCGATCCTTGTCGGGTTGGCGCAGTCGACGATCATCTTTCTGGTCATCCTGTTCTGGTTCCGGATCCCGATGGCCGGCCCGGTCTGGCTTCTCTATGTCGGGCTTCTTGTGTTCACGACCGCTTCGGTCGGGATCGGCCTGTCGATCTCGGCGGTATCACTTTCGATGCAGCAGGCGATGCTCTATACTTTCCTGCTGATCATGCCGTTGATACTGCTGTCGGGCCTGCTGACGCCGGTGCGCAACATGCCGCATGTTCTGCAGATCGCAACCTACGCCAATCCCCTGCGCTTCGGCATCGACATCGTGCGGCGGGTCTATCTGGAAGGCGCAACATTTGCCGACATCGCGCCGAGCTTCCTGCCTCTCATACTCCTCGCCGCCGTCACCCTGCCCCTGGCGGCATGGCTGTTCCGCAACCGCCTGAGTTGA